A portion of the Enterobacter sp. SA187 genome contains these proteins:
- the gyrA gene encoding DNA topoisomerase (ATP-hydrolyzing) subunit A, with protein sequence MSDLAREITPVNIEEELKSSYLDYAMSVIVGRALPDVRDGLKPVHRRVLYAMNVLGNDWNKAYKKSARVVGDVIGKYHPHGDTAVYDTIVRMAQPFSLRYMLVDGQGNFGSVDGDSAAAMRYTEIRMSKIAHELMADLEKETVDFVDNYDGTEKIPDVMPTKIPNLLVNGASGIAVGMATNIPPHNLTEVINGCLAYIDDENISVEGLMEHIPGPDFPTAAIINGRRGIEEAYRTGRGKIYIRARAEVEADAKTGRETIIVHEIPYQVNKARLIEKIAELVKEKRLEGISGLRDESDKDGMRIVIEIKRDAVGEVVLNNLYSQTQMQVSFGINMVALHHGQPKIMNLKDILSAFVRHRREVVTRRTIFELRKARDRAHILEALAIALANIDPIIELIRRAPTPAEAKAGLVARSWELGNVSAMLERAGDDAARPEWLEPEFGVRDGQYYLTEQQAQAILDLRLQKLTGLEHEKLLDEYKELLEQIAELLRILGSADRLMEVIREELELVREQFGDARRTEITANTADINIEDLISQEDVVVTLSHQGYVKYQPLTDYEAQRRGGKGKSAARIKEEDFIDRLLVANTHDTILCFSSRGRLYWMKVYQLPEASRGARGRPIVNLLPLEANERITAILPVREYEEGVNVFMATASGTVKKTALTEFSRPRSAGIIAVNLNDGDELIGVDLTSGSDEVMLFSAAGKVVRFKENAVRAMGRTATGVRGIKLAGEDKVVSLIVPRGEGAILTVTQNGYGKRTAETEYPTKSRGTQGVISIKVTERNGSVVGAVQVADSDQIMMITDAGTLVRTRVSEVSIVGRNTQGVILIRTAEDENVVGLQRVAEPVDEEELDAIDGSVAEGDDEIVPEADTDDDVADDAEE encoded by the coding sequence ATGAGCGACCTTGCGAGAGAAATTACACCGGTTAACATCGAGGAAGAGCTGAAGAGCTCCTATCTGGACTATGCGATGTCGGTCATTGTTGGCCGTGCGCTGCCGGATGTCCGCGATGGCTTAAAACCGGTTCACCGTCGCGTACTATACGCCATGAACGTATTGGGCAATGACTGGAATAAAGCCTACAAAAAATCTGCCCGCGTCGTCGGTGATGTCATCGGTAAATACCATCCTCATGGTGATACCGCGGTATATGACACTATCGTTCGTATGGCGCAGCCATTCTCCTTACGTTACATGCTGGTCGACGGCCAGGGTAACTTCGGTTCCGTAGACGGCGACTCCGCTGCGGCGATGCGTTATACGGAAATCCGTATGTCGAAGATCGCCCACGAACTGATGGCCGATCTGGAAAAAGAAACCGTTGATTTTGTGGACAACTATGACGGCACGGAAAAAATTCCGGACGTGATGCCCACTAAAATCCCTAACCTGCTGGTAAACGGGGCCTCCGGTATCGCTGTAGGTATGGCGACCAACATTCCGCCGCACAACCTGACGGAAGTGATCAACGGCTGTCTGGCGTATATCGACGATGAAAATATCAGCGTTGAAGGGCTGATGGAACACATTCCAGGGCCTGACTTCCCGACTGCCGCCATTATTAACGGTCGCCGCGGTATTGAAGAAGCCTATCGTACCGGTCGCGGCAAAATCTACATTCGCGCCCGCGCGGAAGTGGAAGCCGACGCCAAAACCGGTCGCGAAACCATTATCGTGCATGAAATTCCGTATCAGGTGAACAAAGCGCGCCTGATTGAGAAAATCGCCGAACTGGTGAAAGAAAAACGTCTGGAAGGCATCAGCGGCCTGCGCGACGAGTCTGATAAAGACGGGATGCGTATTGTCATTGAGATCAAGCGCGATGCCGTTGGCGAAGTGGTGCTGAACAACCTCTATTCGCAGACTCAGATGCAGGTCTCCTTCGGTATCAACATGGTGGCACTGCACCATGGTCAGCCGAAGATCATGAACCTGAAAGATATTCTTTCTGCGTTTGTGCGCCACCGTCGTGAAGTGGTGACCCGTCGTACCATTTTTGAACTGCGTAAAGCCCGCGATCGTGCGCACATCCTCGAAGCGCTGGCGATTGCGCTGGCCAACATCGATCCAATTATCGAGCTGATCCGCCGCGCGCCGACCCCGGCCGAAGCGAAAGCCGGTCTGGTGGCGCGTTCCTGGGAGCTGGGCAACGTCTCTGCCATGCTGGAACGTGCGGGCGATGACGCTGCGCGTCCTGAGTGGCTGGAGCCGGAATTCGGCGTGCGTGACGGTCAGTACTACCTGACTGAACAGCAGGCACAGGCGATTCTGGATCTGCGTCTGCAGAAACTGACCGGCCTTGAGCATGAAAAACTGCTCGACGAATACAAAGAGTTGCTGGAACAGATCGCCGAACTGCTGCGCATTCTGGGCAGCGCCGATCGTCTGATGGAAGTGATCCGCGAAGAGCTGGAACTGGTTCGTGAACAGTTTGGCGATGCGCGTCGCACCGAAATCACCGCCAATACCGCTGATATCAACATCGAAGATCTGATCAGCCAGGAAGACGTGGTGGTCACCCTGTCTCACCAGGGCTACGTGAAGTATCAGCCGCTGACGGATTACGAAGCGCAGCGTCGCGGCGGTAAAGGCAAATCCGCCGCCCGTATTAAAGAAGAAGACTTTATCGACCGTCTGCTGGTGGCCAACACCCACGACACCATCCTCTGCTTCTCCAGCCGTGGCCGTCTGTACTGGATGAAAGTGTACCAGCTGCCGGAAGCGAGCCGTGGCGCGCGTGGACGTCCAATCGTCAACCTGCTGCCGCTGGAAGCGAACGAACGTATCACCGCTATTCTGCCGGTACGCGAGTACGAAGAGGGCGTGAACGTCTTTATGGCCACCGCCAGCGGTACCGTGAAGAAAACGGCGCTGACCGAATTCAGCCGTCCGCGCTCTGCCGGTATTATCGCGGTGAACCTGAACGACGGCGACGAGCTGATTGGCGTTGACCTGACCTCCGGCTCTGATGAAGTGATGCTGTTCTCTGCCGCCGGTAAAGTGGTGCGCTTTAAAGAGAACGCGGTGCGCGCCATGGGCCGTACCGCAACGGGCGTGCGTGGGATCAAACTGGCGGGCGAAGATAAAGTCGTGTCGCTTATCGTTCCGCGCGGTGAAGGGGCGATCCTGACCGTCACCCAGAACGGCTACGGTAAACGTACGGCGGAAACGGAATACCCGACCAAATCCCGTGGTACCCAGGGCGTTATCTCCATCAAAGTCACCGAGCGTAACGGCTCCGTGGTGGGTGCGGTGCAGGTGGCCGACAGCGATCAGATCATGATGATCACCGATGCCGGTACGCTGGTGCGTACCCGCGTGTCTGAAGTCAGCATTGTGGGTCGTAACACCCAGGGCGTGATCCTCATCCGTACCGCGGAAGATGAGAACGTGGTGGGGCTGCAACGCGTGGCTGAGCCGGTGGATGAAGAAGAGCTGGATGCCATCGACGGCAGCGTAGCGGAAGGTGACGACGAGATCGTGCCGGAAGCGGACACCGATGATGATGTCGCAGACGACGCTGAAGAATAA
- the ubiG gene encoding bifunctional 2-polyprenyl-6-hydroxyphenol methylase/3-demethylubiquinol 3-O-methyltransferase UbiG, giving the protein MNVEKPSVAHNVDHDEIAKFEAVASRWWDLEGEFKPLHRINPLRLGYISERAGGLFGKQVLDVGCGGGILAESMAREGATVTGLDMGFEPLQVARLHALESGVNVDYVQRTVEEHAAAHPQQYDVVTCMEMLEHVPDPQSVVNACAKLVKPGGHVFFSTLNRNGKAWLMAVVGAEYVLRMVPKGTHDVKKFIKPAELLGWIDDTVLKECHITGLHYNPLTDKFKLAPGVDVNYMLHTKARND; this is encoded by the coding sequence ATGAATGTCGAAAAACCGTCGGTGGCTCATAACGTCGACCACGATGAAATTGCGAAATTTGAAGCGGTCGCGTCTCGCTGGTGGGATCTGGAAGGCGAGTTCAAACCATTGCACCGTATTAACCCGCTGCGCCTGGGCTATATTTCCGAACGCGCTGGCGGCCTGTTTGGTAAGCAGGTGCTGGACGTAGGCTGCGGTGGCGGCATTCTGGCGGAGAGCATGGCGCGCGAAGGCGCAACCGTGACCGGCCTGGATATGGGCTTTGAGCCGTTACAGGTGGCGCGCCTGCATGCGCTGGAATCCGGCGTCAACGTTGACTACGTGCAGCGGACAGTAGAAGAACACGCCGCCGCCCACCCGCAGCAATATGATGTAGTGACCTGCATGGAGATGCTGGAGCACGTGCCGGATCCACAGTCCGTGGTGAACGCCTGCGCAAAACTGGTGAAACCCGGCGGCCACGTCTTCTTCTCTACCCTTAACCGCAACGGCAAAGCCTGGCTGATGGCGGTGGTCGGTGCGGAATACGTACTGCGCATGGTGCCGAAAGGTACGCACGATGTGAAAAAATTCATCAAGCCGGCAGAGCTGCTGGGCTGGATCGATGACACCGTGCTGAAGGAGTGCCATATCACCGGCCTGCACTACAACCCGCTGACCGACAAATTCAAGCTCGCGCCAGGGGTTGACGTTAACTATATGCTGCATACAAAAGCACGAAACGACTAA